The genomic DNA AGCCGAACCGGTTCTTCACCGCCTTCAGGATCCGGTACGGGTGCCCCTTCTCCCCCTCGAAGTAGAGGACCGTGTCCACGATGTGCTCGAGCACCCGCGGCCCCGCGATCGCCCCCTCCTTCGTCACGTGCCCCACGAGGAAGACCGACACCCCCGCCTTCTTCCCGAAGTAGGTGAGCCGCGCGGCGCACTCCCGCACCTGGCCGACGGAACCCGGCGCCCCGGGAAGATCGGAGGAAAAGACGGTCTGGATCGAGTCGACGATCAGCGTCCCGGGGGAAAGCTCCCCGGTGGCGGAGAGGATCCGCTCGAGGGACGTTTCCGACATCAGGTAGATGCCGGCGTCGGTCACGCCCAGCCGCGAGGCGCGCAATTTCACCTGCGCCTCCGACTCCTCGCCCGAGACGTACAGGACCGGCTTCCCGTGCCGGGACAGGCCCCGCGCCGCCTGGAGGAGGATGGTGGACTTCCCGATCCCCGGGTCTCCGCCCAGGAGCGTCGCCGAGGCGGGGACCACGCCGCCCCCCATCACCCGGTCGAACTCGCCGATCCCGCACGACGTCCGCGACGAGGCGGTCTCCGCGACCTCGGTGAGGCGCACCGGGCGCGATGCGGGGAAGTCGGGCATGCCGCCGGTGCGTTGCCGCGGCGGGGAGGAGGAGGCGACCTCCTCGACCAGCGTGTTCCACTCCCCGCACCCCGGGCACTTCCCCACCCACTTGGGAGAGGAGGTCCCGCACGCCGTGCAGGCGAACTCGACCTTTACTTTTGCCACGTCCTCGCCACCTCGAGCGCCACCTCGTCGAACGTGGCCGCCCCGGACCGCACGATCCGCTTCACGTCGTCGTACTCCGGCACCGGGCGGACCGACCCGTCCGGCAGCGTCGCTTCCTTCACCCGGACGCGCCCGTACCGCGTCTCGAGCGTCCGCGTCGCGCGGTCGAGCTTCATCCGGTCGCACGCGTGGAACCGCAGGCCGATCGCGGTGGAAACGGAAAACACCGACGAGGAGACGATCTCCAGCCGCTCCTCGGGGCAGAGGAGGCGCAGCACCCAGCCCGGCCGGTTCTTCTTCATCGTCGCCGGGAGGATCGCCACGTCGAGGGCGCCGGCGGCCAGCGCCCGCTCGATCAGGAGCTCGAACCGCTGCGGGCTCATGTCGTCGATGTTCGCCTCGACCTCGAGGACGCGGTCCCGCCCGAGGGCCCCCGGCACCGGGTCCCCGGCGACGACCCGCAGCAGGTTGGGCCGGCCCGGGATCTCCCGATGCCCCAGCCCGATCCCGACGCCGCGCACCGTCATCTCAGGCGGCCTTCCGAAGGAGACGTCGAACGCGCGCAGCAGCGCCGCCCCCGTCGGCGTCACCAGCTCCCCTTCCCCTTCCCCGAACCGCCACGGCGCGTCCCGCAGCAGTTCGAGCGTCGCCGGGCCGGGAACGGGGATCTTCCCGTGCTCCGACCAGGCTTCGCCGGACCCTCCGGGGAGGGAGGAGCAAAACGCCTTCGGGGCGCCGAGGCGCTCGAACAGGAAGCAGCCGGACACGATGTCGACGATCGCGTCGACCGCGCCGACCTCGTGGAAGTGGACCTTGTCGACGGTGGCGCCATGAACCTTCGCCTCCGCTTCTCCCAGCCGCTCGAAGCAGGAGATCGCCCGGGCGCGGACGTCGCCGGGCAGGGAGGAGGCGCGCAGCAAGGCGACGATGTCGGGAAGATGCCGCGCGGCGCCTTTCCCCCTGGAGACGTTCACGTCCACCCGCGTCCCCGCCACTCCTCCGGACGTGCCCCGCTCCACGGCGAGACGGTAGCCGGAGAGCGGCACTCCTTTCAGCGCCTTGCGCAGCGCCTTCTCCGCCCCGGAAAGGGAGAGCAGCGCCGCCGCCGTCATGTCCCCGGCGATTCCCGAGATGCAATCGAAGTACAGGAGGCCGCTCACAGCCGGTTGATCACCGACGCGATGACTCCTGCGCCGAACCCGTTGTCGATGTTGACCACGGCCACCGTGGGGGAGCAGGAGTTGAGCATCCCGAGGAGCGCCGCCACGCCGCCGAAGGCGGCCCCGTAGCCGACGCTGGTGGGCACCGCGATGACCGGCTTGTCGGTCAACCCCCCCACCACCGAGGCGAGCGCCCCTTCCATCCCTGCGGCCACGACGATCACCCGCGCGCCGCGCACCCGCTCCTGCTGCAGCAGAAGCCGGTGGATCCCCGCGACCCCGACGTCGAAGAGGCGATCGACGCGGCTGCCGAGGAATTCGGCGGTCACGGCCGCCTCTTCCGCCACCGGGATGTCCGAGGTGCCCGCCGTCACCACGAGGACCGTCCCCTTCCCGACGATCTTCGGCGCGCCGTCCTGAACCACCAGGCAGCGGGCCTTCGGGTGGGCCTCCGACCCCCGAAGACGCCTCCGGAGGGCCCGCATCTTTTCGTCGGACAGACGCGTGACGAGAACCCCCGTCCCGGCCTTTCGCATCGACCGGGCGATCGTCACGATCTGCTCCGCACTCTTCCCCTCGCCGAAGATCACCTCGGGGACTCCTTGCCGGATCCCGCGATGGTGGTCGACGTGCGCCCCCGCCACCGCTTCGTACGGCAACGCGCGCAGGCGCTCGAACGCCTCCTCCACGGAGACGGAGCCGGCGGCCACGTCGGCGAGCATCTTTTTCAGGCGATCCTTCGTCAATGTTCCCCCGCCGTCACGCGAAGCACCCGAACCTCGAGAACCGCCCGTTCCGACGCGGACGTGACGGCCAGGACCGCCCCCGGGACCTCGAACGTCTCCCCCACCGACGGAATCCGTCCCGCGAGATCGGTCAGGAACCCGCCGACGGTCGCGTAATCCCCTTCCGGCAGGCGAACGCCGATCTCCTCCGCGAACCGCCCGACCTCCATCCTCCCCGGGACGAGGAACTCCGCCTCCGAAACCTTCGTATAGTATTCCATGCGGCGGTCATATTCATCCTCGATCTCCCCCACCACCTCCTCGACCACGTCCTCCGCGGTGACGATCCCGGTGACGCCGCCGAACTCGTCCACCACCACGGCGAAGGAGGTCCGGGCGTCCCGGAACGCGTGCAGCAGCTCGTCCAGCGGCATCAACTCGGGGATGAAGAGCGGCTTTCGCAGCAACGGCGCCACGGGGGAATCGGGATCGTTCCCCGCGACGTCGAGGACATGGAGGTACCCGACCACGTGGTCGACCCGCTCGCGATACACGGGACAGCGCGAATACCCGCTCCGGTCGGAGAGCAGCGCCGCGTCCCGGCACGTCGCGTCCTCGGGGAGCGCCACCACCTGCGCCAGGGGTCGGAAGATATCCGCCACCCTCTTCTCGCCGAAGTGGAACGCCCTCCGCACCATCACCCGCTCGTGGGCCTCGACGTCCGACCCGCCTCCCCGGCTCGCCTGCAACAGCAGCGAAAGCTCCTCCCGGGTCACGAGCGCCCGCATCGGAGGGATCCCGCCGAACGGGGCCGAAAGCGTCCGCGCCACCCAGGAGACCGCCGCGACCAGCGGATACAGGGAAATTTCCCCGATGCGCACGATTCTCCCGGCCGCGGAGACGAGCCGGTCCGCCCGGGGCCGCGCGAAGCTCTTCGGGACGACCTCCCCGAGGACGATGACGAGCGGGGTGACCAGAAGAACGGCGCCGAGCGACGCGTATTCCCCGAATCGCGGCAGGAGCCGCGAAGTGACGACCACCGAGGAGAGGACCACGAAGACGTTCGTCGCCGTGAGGGTGACGGCGAGCGCGCGCTCCGGCTTCGACAGGAGGTCGAGCGCGAGGCCGGCGCCCCGCTCTCCCCGTCGGGCCCGCTCGGTGAGCTTGTTCCGGTCCGCAGAGACCAGCACCATCTCCGCACCGGTGAAGATCCCCTCCATCAGGAGGCAGAAGGCGACGAGGAGGACGATGGCCATCCTATTCCCCCGCCCCGGTCAGCGCGGGGCGCACGCCGACCTCGACGATCCGCAAACCCTTCATCCGCTCCACGGTGAAGGAGATGCCCTTCAGCGAGGTCTTTTCCCCGGGGGCCGGCATCCTGCCGAACTCGTGGAGGAGGAAACCGGCGACCGTGTCGAATTCGAGGTCCGGGATTTCGGTCCCGAAGGCCTCGTTGAAATGGCGGATCTGCGTCTTTCCGAGGACGAGGGAGGAACCGTCGGAACGCGCCACGATCTCCCTCTCTTCCCGGTCCCGCTCCTCGCTGATCTCGCCGAACAGTTCCTCGAGGACGTCCTCCAGCGTCACGATCCCGCACGTCTCCCCGTACTCGTCCACGACGATCGCGATGTGCACCTTCCGCCGCTGGAACTCGCGCAGCAGCGGCGCGAGTTTCTGCACCTCGGGGACGACGTAGGGGGGGCGTACGAAATCCTGCCACACCGGCGGCTTCCCCCCCTCGGCCATCGGGCGGAGCAGTTGTTTGAAATGGAGGATGCCTACGACGTTGTGCCGTTCTCTATCGTAGACCGGGATCCGGGACCGACGGTAGCGGCGGTACCGGGCGACCAGTTCCTCGTACGGGAGATCCCTCGGAACCATGAAGACGTCGGGCAGGGGGGTCATGATCTCCCCGGCCCGCCGATCGGTCATTTCGAAGATGTTGTGGATGAGCTCCTTCTCCTCGGAGTCGAGGGTGCCGGTCTCCTCCCCGGCATCGACCAGCGCACGGAACTCCGCCTCGGAGATCATCCCGCGGGTCTGCGGCCCGCCCCGCTCCCCCATCAGAAAGAGGATCCCCCCGGCGATCTTCTCGAGCACGAACCGCACGGGGGCGACGATGCGTGAGAACGCGTGGAGCGGAGCGGCCGCGACCAGCGAGAAGCCGCGGGCCCGCGGCCACACGAGGCACTTCGGCGTCACGTCCCCGATCAGCAGAATCCCGAGCGTCCCCGCCAGCAACGCCAGGAACTCGCCGCTTCCGGCGGGAAGACGCGGCAGGAGCAGGGCCGCGATGACGGAGGAGATCGCCACGTTGACGATCTCGTTCCCGAGGAAGATCGTCGCGATCAGCCGGTTGGGCTTCGAGAGCATCTGGGCGATCCGCTCGGCCCGGCGGTTCCCCTCCTCCTTCCACCTCAGAAGATCCACCCGGCGCAGGGCGAACAGCGCCGTCTCCGTCGCCGAGAAGAAGGCGGAGGCGAGAAAAAGGAAGGGGAGGAGGATCGCTTTCACGATGGCGTCAGCGGGTCCGCCGCTTCGTTGGAGGGAAGTGATCGAATCCGGAAGGAAGCGCGGCGCCTTCGATCCACGAGCCGTCCGCGCGCAGAACACGGACCCCCGGGGTCTTCGTCACCGCCCCGATCCGGGTCGCGCCCGAAGGGAACGCGCGGGCGGCGCGCAGAAAGATCGCGCGGCGCGCGGGATGAACGGCCATCAGCAGTTCGTAATCCTCCCCGCCTCCGAGGAACGCGTCCAGCGGATCGACCCCGAGGGCGGCCGACGCCGCGCGGAACGACCGGGAGACGGGAAACGACTCTTCGGCGAGGACGGCGCCGAGCCCGTCGCGCTCGAGGAGGTGCGAGAGGTCCGCGAGGATCCCGTCGCTCACGTCGATCATCGCCGCGACCGCGCCGGAGCGCGCCGCCGCCCGCCCCTCGCGCCAGCGGGCCGTGGGGGCAAGGTGCGCCCGCATCGCCTCCCGGCGCCACCCGGACGGCCTCGATGGACGCCCGCCGCGCAGAAGCGCGAGCCCAAGCCGCGACCATCCCGGCGAACCCGTGACGTAAAGGAGATCCCCCGGCCGGGCGCCGGCACGGGAGACGGGCCTTCCGCCCCGCACGGCCCCGACGACCGTCAGGCAGAGGATGAGCCGTTCGCCCCGGCAGGTGTCCCCGCCCATCAGGCGGATCCCGGAAGGCCCGGCGGCGTCCGCCATGCCGCGGAAGATCGCGTCGACCGTCGCCACGGAAATCCCCGGAGGGGCGGCCAGCGCGACCAGGTAGCAGACGGGCTCGGCTCCCATCGCCGCCAGGTCGGAGAGGTTGGCGGAGAGGGCCCGTCCCCCCACCTCTTCCGGGCGGAAGTAGGCGAGGGAGAAGTGCGTCCCCTCGATCAGCAGGTCGGTCGAGAGGACCGCGCGCCCACCGGGAACGCGCACCACCGCGGCGTCGTCGCCGATGGGGAGCTCGCCCCGACGCGCGCCGCCGGCGTGCTTCCGCCGGAGAAGCTCGATCAGGCCGGATTCGCCCACGTCCCGCAGAAGAACGCTGCGGGGCGCGGGCCCGGTTCCGTGAGGTTTGCCCGTGTCGCCCCGCTTCATCGCGGCCCTTTCGCCCGGAGTGCCCGTTTCTGCTTCCTCGGCCCCTTCGCCGGCACGCTCTTTCCCCGGAGCGGCTTCGCCTTCCCCTTTTCCGCACGGAACGGGTCCCGCGTCAGGGCCAGGGCGAGCACCTCGTCCATGGTCTTCACCAGCGAGAAGTGCACCTGACGCGCTTCGTGCTTCGGGATCTCCTCGAGGTCTTTCCCGTTCCGGGCCGGGACGATCACGTTGTTGATCCCGGCGCGAAGCGCCGCCAGCGCCTTCTCCTTCAGGCCGCCGATCGGAAGGACACGGCCGCGAAGGGTGATCTCGCCGGTCATCGCCACGTCCCTGCGAACGGGGATCCCGGTGAGCGAGGAGACGAGGGCCGTCGCGATCGTGATCCCGGCGGAAGGACCGTCTTTCGGGATCCCCCCCGAAGGGACATGAATGTGGATGTCGCGCTTCGCGTGGAAATTCCGCGGCAGTCCGAGCTTCGCCGCACGCGAACGGACGTAGGTGATCGCCGCCTGGGCGCTCTCCTTCATCACGTCGCCGAGGTACCCGGTGATCGTCACGTTCCCCTTGCCGTCGACGAGCGACACCTCGATGAAGAGGATGTCCCCCCCCGTCGGCGTCCAGGCGAGGCCCGTCGCGACGCCGACCTCGTCGGCCTCCCCCTCCGTCTCCGAAAAGTTCCGCGGGGCCCCGAGGAACTTCGCGAGGCTCTTCGGCGTGACGGCGAAGGGCCCCTTCTCCCCCTCGGCGATCTTCCGGGCCAGCTTCCGGCACACCTGCCCGATCTCCCGCTCGAGGTTTCGCAGCCCCGCTTCCCGCGTGTATTCGTGGATGATGGCGAGGATCGCCTTGTCCCGCATCGTGACCCTTCCCCGCCGGATCCCGTTCTCCTCGAGCTGGCGCGGCAAAAGGTATTTCTTCGCGATCGCCAGCTTGTCGACGTCGGTGTATCCCGACAGGGGGATGATCTCCATCCGGTCCTTGAGGGCCGGCGGAACGGGGTCGATCACGTTGGCCGTGGCGATGAACAGGACCTTCGACAGGTCGAACGGGACGTTCAGGTAGTTGTCGCTGAACGCGAAGTTCTGCTCGGGATCCAGCACCTCGAGCAGCGCCGCGGACGGATCGCCCCGGAAGTCGGCCCCCACCTTGTCGATCTCGTCCAGCATGAAGACCGGGTTGCGCGTCCCGGCCTGCTTCATCCCCTGGATGACGCGGCCGGGAAGGGCCCCCACGTACGTCCGGCGATGACCCCGGATCTCCGCCTCGTCCCGGATGCCGCCGAGGGACATCCGGATGAACTTCCGCCCCATCGCCCGGGCGATCGACTTCCCGAGGGATGTCTTCCCCACGCCCGGGGGACCGACGAAGCAGAGGATCGGCCCCTTCATCTTGTCCTTCAGCTTGCGCACGGAAAGGTATTCGAGGATCCGTTCCTTGACCTTCTCGAGGTCGTGGTGGTCCTCGTCGAGGATCTCCTTCGCCTTTCCGATGCGGATGTTGTCCTTCGTCTCCTTCTTCCAGGGGAGCTCCACCATCCAGTCGAGGTAGGTGCGCACCACGGACGACTCGGCCGAGTCGGGGTGCATCCCCTCCAGGCGGCGGAGCTGCTTCTCCGCCTCCTTTTTCACCTCCCCGGGCATCCCGGCGGCTTCGATCTTTCCCTTCAGGTCTTCGGCCTCCTCGGACTTCCCGTCGATGTCGCCCAGCTCCTGCTTGATCGCCTTCATCTGCTCCCGCAGGAAATACTCCCGCTGGCTCTTGGACATCTCCTCCTTCGCCTGGTTCTGGATCTTCGCCTGCATCTCCGCCAGCTGCAGCTCGCGGGAGAGGAGGTTGCTGACCAGGATAAGCCGCGCGACGGGCTCTTCCTCCTCGAGCACCGATTGCGCCTCTTCGATCTTCAGGCGCAGGTTCGACGCGACGAGGTCGGCGAGCACGCCGGGATTGTTGATGTTCTCGGTGACCATCAGGATCTCGACCGGCATGTTCTTGAGCGACAGGATCTTCTCGATCTTCTCCCTGGATGCGCGCATCAGCGCCTCCACCTCGAGCGCCCCTTCCTTCATCGGGGACTCGACGATCCGGTCGATCCGGACGCGCACCGCGGGCTTCGCGTCGATGAACTCGACGATCTTCCCCTTCACCACACCCTGGATGAGGATCTTCAGCCGGCCGTCGGGGAGCTTCAGCATCCGCATGATCATCGCCACCGTGCCCGTGCGGTAGAGATCCCCCTCCTTCGGGTCTTCCACGGACGGGTCCCTCTGCGTGGCGAGGAAGATGTACCGGTCCCGCGCCAGCGCCTCGTCCACCGCGGCGACCGAACCTTCCCTCCCCACGAAGAGCGGCAAGGTCATGTACGGGAAGATGACGATGTCGCGCACCGGCAGCAGCGGGAGCACCTCGGGGATCTCCGGCCCGCTCTCCTTCTCCTCCTCCGGGGAAGGGATCTCCCCCTTCGGGGTTTCCACGACCGGCACCCCGACCGAAGCGGCCGGTCGGCTCCCCGGTTCGGTCCGTTCCGCCGGGGCGTCCGCCCCGTCCGGGGGATTCGTCTTCTTCGTCTCGTCGGTCATGTCGTCGCTCCCCCTTCCGTCCTTCCCTTCATCCGATCGTCACCGGGATCCGGCGTTCCCGCCCGCGCCGTTCCGCGATCTTCGGGATCGTGACCACTAAGATCCCGTTCGCCATCCGCGCCGATACCTCCCCGAGGTTCACCGAGCCCCTCACTTCGAAAGCCCGCTGGAACTTCCCGAAGACCCGCTCCAGGCAGAGGAAGGAGGTCTCCCCCGCGGGAAAATCCGGCGTCTTCTCCCCGGTGACCTCGATCCGGTTCCCAAGCACCCGGACCTGCACGGACGCGGCCGGGACCCCCGGGATCTCCAGCA from Deltaproteobacteria bacterium CG2_30_66_27 includes the following:
- a CDS encoding DNA repair protein RadA, whose protein sequence is MAKVKVEFACTACGTSSPKWVGKCPGCGEWNTLVEEVASSSPPRQRTGGMPDFPASRPVRLTEVAETASSRTSCGIGEFDRVMGGGVVPASATLLGGDPGIGKSTILLQAARGLSRHGKPVLYVSGEESEAQVKLRASRLGVTDAGIYLMSETSLERILSATGELSPGTLIVDSIQTVFSSDLPGAPGSVGQVRECAARLTYFGKKAGVSVFLVGHVTKEGAIAGPRVLEHIVDTVLYFEGEKGHPYRILKAVKNRFGSTNEIGVFEMRAEGLTEVADPSGMFLSERSDETSGTLVFPAIEGTRPLLVEVQALVSQSFLAMPRRTTLGVDYNRVILMCAILEKKAGVSLYNQDVFVNVAGGIRVDEPAADLALCCAVAGSFKDRVVPPGTAVFGEVGLGGEVRAVPMAEMRLNEAAKMGFSRVVLPASNAERLGAKFPLELLPVRHVKEALSRVAGK
- a CDS encoding TIGR00299 family protein gives rise to the protein MTAAALLSLSGAEKALRKALKGVPLSGYRLAVERGTSGGVAGTRVDVNVSRGKGAARHLPDIVALLRASSLPGDVRARAISCFERLGEAEAKVHGATVDKVHFHEVGAVDAIVDIVSGCFLFERLGAPKAFCSSLPGGSGEAWSEHGKIPVPGPATLELLRDAPWRFGEGEGELVTPTGAALLRAFDVSFGRPPEMTVRGVGIGLGHREIPGRPNLLRVVAGDPVPGALGRDRVLEVEANIDDMSPQRFELLIERALAAGALDVAILPATMKKNRPGWVLRLLCPEERLEIVSSSVFSVSTAIGLRFHACDRMKLDRATRTLETRYGRVRVKEATLPDGSVRPVPEYDDVKRIVRSGAATFDEVALEVARTWQK
- a CDS encoding 1-(5-phosphoribosyl)-5-amino-4-imidazole-carboxylate carboxylase — protein: MLADVAAGSVSVEEAFERLRALPYEAVAGAHVDHHRGIRQGVPEVIFGEGKSAEQIVTIARSMRKAGTGVLVTRLSDEKMRALRRRLRGSEAHPKARCLVVQDGAPKIVGKGTVLVVTAGTSDIPVAEEAAVTAEFLGSRVDRLFDVGVAGIHRLLLQQERVRGARVIVVAAGMEGALASVVGGLTDKPVIAVPTSVGYGAAFGGVAALLGMLNSCSPTVAVVNIDNGFGAGVIASVINRL
- a CDS encoding thiamine-phosphate kinase produces the protein MKRGDTGKPHGTGPAPRSVLLRDVGESGLIELLRRKHAGGARRGELPIGDDAAVVRVPGGRAVLSTDLLIEGTHFSLAYFRPEEVGGRALSANLSDLAAMGAEPVCYLVALAAPPGISVATVDAIFRGMADAAGPSGIRLMGGDTCRGERLILCLTVVGAVRGGRPVSRAGARPGDLLYVTGSPGWSRLGLALLRGGRPSRPSGWRREAMRAHLAPTARWREGRAAARSGAVAAMIDVSDGILADLSHLLERDGLGAVLAEESFPVSRSFRAASAALGVDPLDAFLGGGEDYELLMAVHPARRAIFLRAARAFPSGATRIGAVTKTPGVRVLRADGSWIEGAALPSGFDHFPPTKRRTR
- a CDS encoding endopeptidase La — encoded protein: MPSPEEEKESGPEIPEVLPLLPVRDIVIFPYMTLPLFVGREGSVAAVDEALARDRYIFLATQRDPSVEDPKEGDLYRTGTVAMIMRMLKLPDGRLKILIQGVVKGKIVEFIDAKPAVRVRIDRIVESPMKEGALEVEALMRASREKIEKILSLKNMPVEILMVTENINNPGVLADLVASNLRLKIEEAQSVLEEEEPVARLILVSNLLSRELQLAEMQAKIQNQAKEEMSKSQREYFLREQMKAIKQELGDIDGKSEEAEDLKGKIEAAGMPGEVKKEAEKQLRRLEGMHPDSAESSVVRTYLDWMVELPWKKETKDNIRIGKAKEILDEDHHDLEKVKERILEYLSVRKLKDKMKGPILCFVGPPGVGKTSLGKSIARAMGRKFIRMSLGGIRDEAEIRGHRRTYVGALPGRVIQGMKQAGTRNPVFMLDEIDKVGADFRGDPSAALLEVLDPEQNFAFSDNYLNVPFDLSKVLFIATANVIDPVPPALKDRMEIIPLSGYTDVDKLAIAKKYLLPRQLEENGIRRGRVTMRDKAILAIIHEYTREAGLRNLEREIGQVCRKLARKIAEGEKGPFAVTPKSLAKFLGAPRNFSETEGEADEVGVATGLAWTPTGGDILFIEVSLVDGKGNVTITGYLGDVMKESAQAAITYVRSRAAKLGLPRNFHAKRDIHIHVPSGGIPKDGPSAGITIATALVSSLTGIPVRRDVAMTGEITLRGRVLPIGGLKEKALAALRAGINNVIVPARNGKDLEEIPKHEARQVHFSLVKTMDEVLALALTRDPFRAEKGKAKPLRGKSVPAKGPRKQKRALRAKGPR